A region of Modestobacter marinus DNA encodes the following proteins:
- a CDS encoding DUF3040 domain-containing protein — translation MHLYLEVDVPLSEHEQRLLEQIERALVDDDPKFASTVRTGDRRQKARRKLQLGAVLVVVGLAVVVGGVAVPNVFLGVLGFLVAFGGAVLGVLNYKAATGVVPAGSGPAGRPAGNGRGGSSSAKPRRQPLKGRLEERFRRRYDQ, via the coding sequence TTGCACTTGTACCTGGAGGTCGACGTGCCGCTCTCCGAGCACGAGCAGCGTCTGCTGGAGCAGATCGAGCGCGCCCTCGTCGATGACGATCCGAAGTTCGCCTCGACCGTCCGCACGGGCGACCGGCGGCAGAAGGCCCGCCGCAAGCTGCAGCTGGGCGCCGTCCTGGTGGTCGTCGGCCTGGCCGTCGTGGTCGGCGGTGTGGCCGTGCCCAACGTCTTCCTCGGCGTGCTGGGCTTCCTGGTGGCCTTCGGAGGCGCCGTCCTCGGGGTCCTGAACTACAAGGCCGCGACCGGCGTCGTGCCGGCCGGCTCCGGCCCCGCCGGGCGCCCGGCGGGCAACGGCCGCGGTGGCAGCAGCAGCGCCAAGCCGCGCCGCCAGCCGCTGAAGGGCCGCCTCGAGGAGCGCTTCCGCCGCCGCTACGACCAGTAG
- a CDS encoding DNA polymerase IV, with amino-acid sequence MTRDRAAGCTVLHVDMDAFFASVEVRRHPELAGTPVIVGGVGNRGVVTSATYEARRYGVHSAMPTSRALRLCPTATVLPGDLDLYAEVSRSVMALFRSLTPLVEPLSLDEAFLDVSGSGRRLGDPVAIGEYIRARVYDEQGITCSVGVAGSKFVAKLASTRAKPDGLLVVPPAEVMEFLHPLPVGALWGVGPKTEEVLLRLGLRTVGDLAHVPARTLQRAVGQAAGSHLHELAWGRDSRRVVPDEPDRSTGAEETFGTDVDDPQVIHRELLHLAERTAGRLRSTGHLARTVTVKIRFADFTTITRSRTLKVPTDVGQELYDTARTLFDALGLDRARIRLVGVRAEGLVEAGSTARQLELGAREHGRRDAELAADRAARRFGAGAVRPATLLGRRQVPGAGRVARDPSPGPPR; translated from the coding sequence GTGACCAGGGACCGGGCTGCCGGCTGCACGGTGCTGCACGTCGACATGGACGCCTTCTTCGCCAGCGTCGAGGTGCGTCGGCACCCCGAGCTGGCGGGCACGCCGGTCATCGTCGGCGGGGTGGGCAACCGCGGGGTCGTCACCTCGGCCACCTACGAGGCCCGCCGGTACGGGGTGCACAGCGCCATGCCGACCTCCCGGGCGTTGCGCCTGTGTCCGACGGCCACCGTGCTCCCCGGCGACCTCGACCTGTACGCCGAGGTGTCCCGGTCGGTGATGGCGCTGTTCCGCTCCCTCACCCCGCTGGTCGAGCCGCTGAGCCTGGACGAGGCCTTCCTCGACGTCTCCGGCAGCGGCCGCCGGCTGGGCGACCCGGTGGCGATCGGGGAGTACATCCGGGCCCGGGTCTACGACGAGCAGGGGATCACCTGCTCGGTCGGGGTGGCCGGCAGCAAGTTCGTGGCCAAGCTGGCCTCCACCCGGGCCAAGCCCGACGGGCTGCTGGTCGTGCCACCGGCCGAGGTCATGGAGTTCCTGCACCCGCTGCCGGTCGGCGCCCTGTGGGGGGTCGGTCCCAAGACCGAGGAGGTGCTGCTCCGGCTGGGCCTGCGCACGGTCGGCGACCTGGCGCACGTGCCGGCCCGGACCCTGCAGCGGGCGGTGGGCCAGGCGGCCGGCAGCCACCTGCACGAGCTCGCCTGGGGCCGTGACTCCCGGCGGGTGGTCCCCGACGAGCCCGACCGGTCCACCGGTGCCGAGGAGACCTTCGGCACCGACGTCGACGATCCGCAGGTGATCCACCGGGAGCTGCTGCACCTGGCCGAGCGGACGGCGGGGCGGCTGCGCTCGACCGGTCACCTCGCCCGCACGGTCACCGTGAAGATCCGGTTCGCCGACTTCACCACGATCACCCGCTCCCGCACGCTGAAGGTCCCCACCGACGTGGGCCAGGAGCTCTACGACACCGCTCGCACGCTCTTCGACGCCCTGGGGCTGGACCGGGCCCGGATCCGGCTGGTCGGGGTGCGGGCCGAGGGGCTGGTGGAGGCCGGTTCGACCGCCCGCCAGCTCGAGCTGGGGGCGCGCGAGCACGGTCGCCGGGACGCCGAGCTGGCCGCCGACCGGGCCGCCCGGCGCTTCGGGGCCGGCGCCGTCCGGCCGGCCACCCTGCTCGGCCGCCGGCAGGTGCCGGGCGCTGGACGGGTTGCGCGCGACCCGTCTCCGGGACCGCCCCGCTGA
- the rsmH gene encoding 16S rRNA (cytosine(1402)-N(4))-methyltransferase RsmH has translation MSSPEAAGPALHVPVLLDRVTELLAPALSAPGAVLVDCTLGLAGHSLALLAAHPGLRLIGLDRDPDARAEASARIAAAGHADRATLVPAVFDELPDVLAEQGVDEVQGVLFDLGVSSLQLDRPTRGFSYSTDAPLDMRMDPTGPRTAADVVNTYSRGELTRVLKVYGEERFAGRIAAAIERERAREPFTGTARLAELVRSSIPAATRRTGGHPAKRTFQALRIEVNDELGVLTRALPAAIDALAIGGRLVVISFHSLEDRIVKQTLAAEATDRTPPGMPVPMPEHAPVLKLVTRGGEAPGEAEVAANPRAASARVRAAERLRRAA, from the coding sequence ATGAGCAGCCCCGAGGCCGCCGGGCCCGCGCTGCACGTCCCCGTCCTCCTCGACCGGGTCACCGAACTGCTCGCCCCGGCGCTGAGCGCACCGGGCGCCGTCCTCGTCGACTGCACGCTGGGGCTGGCCGGCCACTCGCTGGCCCTGTTGGCGGCCCACCCGGGCCTCCGCCTGATCGGCCTGGACCGGGACCCCGACGCCCGCGCCGAGGCCTCCGCCCGGATCGCCGCCGCCGGCCACGCCGACCGGGCCACCCTGGTGCCCGCGGTCTTCGACGAGCTGCCCGACGTGCTGGCCGAGCAGGGGGTCGACGAGGTGCAGGGCGTCCTGTTCGACCTCGGCGTCTCCTCCCTGCAGCTGGACCGCCCCACCCGCGGGTTCAGCTACTCCACCGACGCGCCGCTGGACATGCGGATGGACCCCACCGGGCCCCGCACCGCGGCCGACGTCGTCAACACCTACTCCCGCGGCGAGCTGACCCGGGTGCTCAAGGTCTACGGCGAGGAGCGCTTCGCCGGCCGGATCGCTGCCGCCATCGAGCGGGAGCGCGCCCGGGAGCCGTTCACCGGCACCGCCCGGCTGGCCGAGCTGGTGCGCTCCTCGATCCCCGCGGCCACGCGCCGCACCGGTGGCCACCCGGCCAAGCGGACCTTCCAGGCCCTCCGGATCGAGGTCAACGACGAACTCGGGGTGCTCACCCGGGCCCTGCCCGCCGCCATCGACGCGCTCGCGATCGGTGGCCGACTGGTCGTGATCAGCTTCCACTCCCTCGAGGACCGCATCGTGAAGCAGACGCTCGCCGCAGAGGCCACCGACCGCACGCCGCCCGGCATGCCGGTCCCGATGCCCGAACACGCCCCGGTGCTGAAGCTGGTGACCCGGGGCGGTGAGGCACCCGGGGAGGCCGAGGTCGCCGCCAACCCCCGGGCCGCGTCGGCGCGGGTGCGCGCCGCCGAGCGCCTCCGGCGGGCGGCATGA
- a CDS encoding BatC protein → MAFDDDDMTSTEGPADSGAGEGTPGQHDGGADGGADGGADGGADGGADGGADGGADGGAEGPADSSAGGGTPGQHDGGADGSA, encoded by the coding sequence ATGGCGTTCGACGACGACGACATGACCAGCACCGAGGGCCCCGCGGACTCGGGCGCGGGCGAGGGCACGCCGGGTCAGCACGACGGCGGTGCCGATGGTGGCGCCGACGGCGGCGCTGACGGCGGTGCCGATGGTGGCGCTGACGGCGGCGCCGATGGTGGTGCCGACGGCGGCGCCGAGGGCCCGGCCGACTCCAGTGCCGGCGGCGGCACCCCCGGCCAGCACGACGGCGGCGCGGACGGCTCGGCCTGA
- a CDS encoding ribose-phosphate diphosphokinase has translation MREIAVFAGSAHPELAAEMCAQLGVPLQPVRMTRFANDCLEVQLQANCRERDVFLVQPLVTPVQENLVELLLMIDAARGASAARITVVMPHYAYARSDKKDAPRISIGGRLIADLMVAAGASRVLAMTLHSPQVHGFFSVPVDHLHALRELADHFRALDLSRTTVVSPDLGNAKEAAAFARRLGVPVAAGAKQRYADDRVSISAVIGDVADRDVIVLDDEIAKGSTVLELIDRLREAGARTIRVACTHGLFTAGALERIGAQSDVVEIVCTNTVPVPADASEKLTVLSVAPALAQAVQRIHDGESVSALFDTTATPEV, from the coding sequence TTGCGTGAGATCGCCGTCTTCGCCGGCAGTGCCCACCCCGAGCTCGCCGCGGAGATGTGCGCCCAGCTGGGCGTGCCGCTGCAGCCGGTGCGGATGACCCGGTTCGCCAACGACTGCCTCGAGGTGCAGCTGCAGGCCAACTGCCGCGAGCGCGACGTCTTCCTGGTGCAGCCGCTGGTCACCCCGGTGCAGGAGAACCTGGTCGAGCTGCTGCTGATGATCGACGCAGCCCGTGGTGCCTCGGCCGCCCGGATCACCGTGGTGATGCCGCACTACGCCTACGCGCGCTCGGACAAGAAGGACGCGCCGCGGATCTCCATCGGCGGCCGGCTGATCGCCGACCTCATGGTGGCGGCCGGCGCCAGCCGGGTGCTGGCCATGACGCTGCACTCCCCGCAGGTGCACGGCTTCTTCAGCGTGCCGGTCGACCACCTGCACGCCCTGCGGGAGCTGGCCGACCACTTCCGGGCCCTGGACCTCTCGCGCACCACCGTGGTCTCCCCCGACCTGGGGAACGCCAAGGAGGCCGCGGCCTTCGCCCGCCGGCTCGGGGTCCCGGTCGCGGCAGGGGCCAAGCAGCGGTACGCCGACGACCGGGTCAGCATCAGCGCGGTGATCGGGGACGTCGCCGACCGCGACGTCATCGTGCTGGACGACGAGATCGCCAAGGGCAGCACGGTGCTGGAGCTCATCGACCGGCTGCGGGAGGCCGGCGCCCGCACGATCCGGGTGGCCTGCACGCACGGCCTGTTCACCGCCGGTGCGCTGGAGCGGATCGGTGCCCAGTCCGACGTCGTGGAGATCGTCTGCACCAACACCGTGCCGGTGCCGGCCGACGCCTCGGAGAAGCTGACCGTGCTGTCGGTCGCGCCGGCACTGGCCCAGGCCGTGCAGCGGATCCACGACGGGGAGTCGGTCAGCGCGCTGTTCGACACGACGGCGACCCCGGAGGTCTGA
- the mraZ gene encoding division/cell wall cluster transcriptional repressor MraZ encodes MFVGSYPLRLDEKGRLALPVRYRELVADGMVIKKGQERCVYGLTMARVAEQSAALKSMAPADTNAGRMHARMSFGSMVEVEADKTGRITIPATLREYAGLDRDVVVVGVDTRFEIWDSATWDAYVAEQEAVFAAMESEGMPTLS; translated from the coding sequence GTGTTCGTCGGCAGCTACCCCCTGCGTCTGGACGAGAAGGGCCGGCTCGCCCTCCCGGTCCGGTACCGCGAACTGGTGGCCGACGGCATGGTGATCAAGAAGGGCCAGGAGCGCTGCGTTTACGGCCTCACCATGGCCCGGGTCGCCGAGCAGAGCGCCGCGCTGAAGTCCATGGCGCCGGCGGACACCAACGCCGGCCGCATGCACGCCCGGATGAGCTTCGGCTCGATGGTCGAGGTCGAGGCGGACAAGACCGGCCGGATCACCATCCCGGCCACCCTGCGGGAGTACGCCGGCCTCGACCGCGACGTCGTCGTCGTCGGCGTGGACACCCGCTTCGAGATCTGGGACTCCGCCACCTGGGACGCCTACGTGGCCGAGCAGGAGGCCGTCTTCGCCGCCATGGAGAGCGAGGGGATGCCGACCCTGTCCTGA
- a CDS encoding DUF58 domain-containing protein, which yields MARTRIADAASSLTVRGRCLVAAGLTLAALGALLGERALVQLAVFVLALPVVSAVGIARQRFRVATRRTVTPARLPRGGSADVLLELANTDRRAGGLWLLTEHLPVDLGVRPRFVVERLASGSTAPLRYRLHGSRRGRYTLGPLSLRLVDPFGLVLRTATGHDTAALLVLPRVVPLHGGGTLTGAGGDGGEGARRSIAVHGEDDVSTREYRHGDDLRLVHWRATARTGELMVRLEERPWRAAATVFADTRSTVHLLGGHVDGPAGDPAPPQDTLEWVVEAAASIGSHLLRRGAALRVVTDGGELTPALGRGQLGPDELLERLAGLGGAPQPGLQLGVEALRRSGADGPAICLLGLVGPDDVAALVRARSGPGRDVAVLVDAAAWLDGGATRGRRPLSPAARAELCTRQQQAGDLFRAAGWQVATVGPDQGVAQLWSQVGSRAGAAGAVPA from the coding sequence ATGGCCCGCACCCGGATCGCCGACGCCGCCTCCTCCCTCACCGTGCGCGGCCGCTGCCTGGTCGCCGCCGGCCTGACCCTGGCCGCGCTGGGCGCCCTGCTCGGCGAGCGGGCGCTGGTGCAGCTGGCCGTCTTCGTGCTCGCCCTGCCGGTGGTGTCGGCCGTCGGGATCGCCCGCCAGCGGTTCCGGGTCGCCACCCGGCGCACCGTCACCCCCGCCCGGCTGCCCCGCGGCGGGTCCGCCGACGTGCTGCTGGAGCTGGCCAACACCGACCGGCGCGCCGGTGGGCTGTGGCTGCTCACCGAGCACCTGCCGGTCGACCTGGGCGTCCGGCCGCGCTTCGTCGTGGAACGGCTGGCCAGCGGCAGCACCGCGCCGCTCCGGTACCGGCTGCACGGCTCCCGGCGCGGCCGGTACACCCTCGGGCCGCTGAGCCTGCGGCTGGTCGACCCCTTCGGCCTCGTGCTGCGCACCGCGACCGGCCACGACACCGCCGCGCTGCTGGTGCTCCCCCGGGTGGTGCCGCTGCACGGCGGCGGGACGCTGACCGGCGCCGGGGGCGACGGCGGCGAGGGCGCCCGCCGCTCCATCGCCGTGCACGGCGAGGACGACGTCAGCACCCGGGAGTACCGGCACGGCGACGACCTGCGCCTGGTGCACTGGCGCGCCACCGCCCGCACCGGCGAGCTGATGGTCCGGCTGGAGGAGCGACCGTGGCGCGCCGCGGCGACGGTGTTCGCCGACACCCGGTCGACCGTCCACCTGTTGGGGGGCCACGTCGACGGTCCCGCCGGTGACCCGGCCCCGCCGCAGGACACCCTGGAGTGGGTGGTGGAGGCCGCGGCCAGCATCGGCAGCCACCTGCTGCGCCGGGGCGCCGCGCTGCGGGTCGTGACCGACGGCGGCGAGCTCACCCCCGCCCTCGGCCGGGGACAGCTGGGCCCGGACGAGCTCCTCGAACGACTGGCCGGGCTGGGCGGTGCCCCCCAGCCCGGGCTGCAGCTGGGGGTGGAGGCGCTGCGCCGGTCGGGGGCCGACGGGCCGGCCATCTGCCTGCTGGGCCTCGTCGGCCCCGACGACGTCGCGGCGCTGGTCCGCGCCCGGTCGGGCCCGGGCCGGGACGTCGCCGTCCTGGTGGACGCGGCGGCCTGGCTGGACGGCGGGGCCACCCGGGGCCGGCGCCCGCTCAGCCCGGCCGCCCGGGCGGAGCTGTGCACCCGGCAGCAGCAGGCCGGCGACCTGTTCCGCGCGGCCGGCTGGCAGGTGGCCACGGTCGGCCCCGACCAGGGCGTGGCGCAGCTGTGGAGCCAGGTGGGCAGCCGGGCCGGCGCCGCGGGGGCGGTGCCGGCATGA
- a CDS encoding transglutaminaseTgpA domain-containing protein — protein sequence MSGQVDELPRATRGGPGTGIAVAVAVGLGALALDPVFAARTWLLPVTLVVAAVGLGGVGLRALLDRLVDAAADDSPWWSGPARLAVPLGQVALVLVVLTVVFTPERARAGVLPTLGSLADLAGLLADGTAEIQEQTTPALPLTGLVALTTVFVALIALAVDLLAVPARQPALGGLGLLVLYCVPVSTVIGEVALISFAAPAAGFAVLLWADQRGRLVGDGRGGSGSPMGTGTLPALRTGVVALVAGLLVPAFVPMLAEGSLAAGLGGAGTGNGVGTALDPVAEMAGQLSLPEPIDLLALDASVADPGYLRSVSLDEYSGDVGWRMSNLDGQESIATEGPLAPLPDARSSRAVTGRVTVLEHDDRFLPLLDSPLSVQVLGSEDEDWRFDPAARTVFGRDVTTGGLSYRFTAQQPQPSTAELAAAPLDAGDPLVQRYTALPDLDPSVTALAEQLTDPAQSPYERVRAVLGLFTDPANGFTYSLSTSQGTTGDDLADFLRLKRGYCEQYAGAMAVLVRAAGVPARVVLGYTPGQAEEDGERLVTTDDAHAWVEAWFAGIGWIPFDPTPIAADRAVELPWAPRTDAADDDTPDSFTPGADVPVPAAPTAELDRDDQYVPPLAPQAAPQQELTPWLLGATGTLVVLALAAVPFLVRRRQRAARLAEGRPGALWDELLATTLDLGVELPGTSTARQLARELAHRLADTDPAVVAAVRTLALAQERAVYGPPAGRPGADPTLRGALTTVRRALLRSATRGQRVRAAVWPASTLTAAAGWAAARAPRRPRSA from the coding sequence ATGAGCGGGCAGGTCGACGAGCTGCCCCGGGCCACCCGCGGCGGGCCGGGCACCGGGATCGCCGTCGCGGTCGCCGTCGGACTCGGGGCGCTCGCGCTGGACCCGGTCTTCGCCGCCCGCACGTGGCTGCTGCCGGTGACGTTGGTCGTGGCGGCCGTCGGCCTGGGCGGGGTGGGGCTGCGGGCGCTGCTGGACCGGCTGGTCGACGCCGCCGCGGACGACTCCCCGTGGTGGTCCGGCCCGGCCCGGCTGGCGGTGCCGCTGGGCCAGGTGGCCCTGGTGCTCGTCGTCCTGACCGTCGTCTTCACGCCCGAGCGCGCCCGGGCGGGCGTGCTGCCGACCCTGGGCAGCCTCGCCGACCTGGCCGGGCTGCTCGCCGACGGCACCGCGGAGATCCAGGAGCAGACCACCCCGGCGCTGCCGCTGACCGGGCTGGTGGCGCTGACCACCGTCTTCGTCGCCCTGATCGCGCTGGCCGTCGACCTCCTCGCCGTCCCCGCCCGGCAGCCGGCCCTGGGCGGCCTCGGGCTGCTGGTCCTCTACTGCGTCCCGGTCAGCACCGTGATCGGGGAGGTCGCGCTGATCTCCTTCGCCGCTCCGGCCGCCGGGTTCGCCGTCCTGCTGTGGGCCGACCAGCGGGGGCGCCTGGTGGGGGACGGCCGGGGCGGCAGCGGGTCGCCGATGGGCACCGGCACCCTGCCGGCCCTGCGCACCGGCGTGGTGGCCCTGGTCGCCGGTCTGCTGGTGCCGGCGTTCGTGCCCATGCTGGCCGAGGGCTCGCTCGCGGCGGGGCTGGGCGGCGCGGGCACCGGCAACGGCGTGGGGACGGCGCTGGACCCGGTGGCGGAGATGGCCGGCCAGCTGTCCCTGCCCGAGCCGATCGACCTGCTGGCCCTCGACGCCTCGGTGGCCGACCCGGGGTACCTGCGCTCGGTGTCGCTGGACGAGTACAGCGGCGACGTCGGCTGGCGGATGAGCAACCTCGACGGCCAGGAGTCGATCGCGACCGAGGGGCCCCTGGCACCGCTCCCCGACGCGCGGTCCAGCCGTGCGGTGACGGGCCGGGTCACCGTGCTGGAGCACGACGACCGGTTCCTCCCGCTCCTGGACTCCCCGCTGTCGGTGCAGGTGCTGGGCTCCGAGGACGAGGACTGGCGCTTCGACCCCGCTGCCCGGACGGTCTTCGGCCGGGACGTGACCACCGGGGGGCTCTCCTACCGGTTCACCGCCCAGCAGCCACAGCCGAGCACCGCGGAGCTGGCCGCCGCGCCGCTGGACGCCGGCGACCCCCTGGTGCAGCGCTACACGGCCCTGCCGGACCTCGACCCCAGCGTCACGGCCCTGGCCGAGCAGCTGACCGACCCGGCGCAGTCGCCCTACGAGCGGGTCCGGGCGGTGCTCGGCCTGTTCACCGACCCGGCCAACGGCTTCACCTACAGCCTGTCCACCAGCCAGGGCACCACCGGCGACGACCTCGCCGACTTCCTCCGGCTCAAGCGGGGCTACTGCGAGCAGTACGCCGGTGCGATGGCCGTGCTGGTCCGGGCAGCGGGGGTGCCGGCCCGGGTGGTGCTCGGCTACACCCCCGGCCAGGCCGAGGAGGACGGCGAGCGGCTGGTCACCACCGACGACGCGCACGCCTGGGTCGAGGCCTGGTTCGCCGGCATCGGCTGGATCCCCTTCGACCCGACCCCGATCGCCGCCGACCGCGCCGTGGAGCTCCCCTGGGCGCCGCGCACCGACGCGGCCGACGACGACACCCCGGACTCGTTCACGCCGGGAGCCGACGTCCCGGTGCCGGCCGCGCCGACCGCCGAGCTGGACCGGGACGACCAGTACGTGCCCCCGCTGGCGCCCCAGGCAGCACCGCAGCAGGAGCTCACGCCGTGGCTGCTCGGGGCCACGGGCACCCTGGTCGTCCTCGCCCTGGCCGCGGTGCCGTTCCTCGTCCGCCGCCGGCAGCGCGCGGCCCGGCTGGCCGAGGGACGCCCGGGCGCCCTGTGGGACGAGCTGCTGGCGACCACCCTCGACCTCGGGGTCGAGCTGCCCGGCACCTCGACCGCCCGCCAGCTGGCCCGCGAGCTGGCCCATCGGCTCGCCGACACCGACCCGGCCGTGGTCGCGGCGGTGCGGACCCTCGCGCTGGCCCAGGAGCGGGCGGTGTACGGCCCGCCGGCGGGCCGGCCCGGCGCGGACCCGACGCTGCGCGGGGCGCTGACGACGGTGCGGCGGGCGTTGCTCCGCTCGGCCACCCGCGGCCAGCGGGTCCGGGCGGCGGTGTGGCCGGCCTCCACGCTGACGGCGGCCGCGGGCTGGGCGGCCGCCCGGGCCCCCCGGCGACCCCGCTCGGCCTGA
- a CDS encoding permease, whose translation MTESRARTDATTSGATTPGSDATRETTVGATREVRAEPVLREPAVHEVERREEPTHVSVAPPRRDRVRWGPVWAGLLVAVSSFVLFNLITFALGWWDIEGAGGSNADWISTAILWGAFFLGGLTAAASAIWRGVSDGILHGVLVWALGMATFLVLSLLGGGAVLGAVGDVVGQLGVLQQNSNAPAAQLAPVVDNAQSVASWAVLVMGVAVLLSALGGVLGAKMWPSKKDTADDRVTTTR comes from the coding sequence ATGACAGAGAGTCGTGCACGGACAGACGCCACCACCTCGGGAGCCACCACCCCGGGGAGCGACGCGACACGGGAGACGACCGTCGGCGCCACCCGCGAGGTGCGGGCCGAGCCGGTGCTCCGCGAGCCGGCGGTCCACGAGGTGGAGCGGCGCGAGGAGCCGACGCACGTGTCGGTGGCCCCGCCGCGACGGGACCGGGTCCGGTGGGGTCCGGTGTGGGCGGGCCTGCTCGTGGCCGTCTCCTCCTTCGTCCTGTTCAACCTGATCACCTTCGCCCTCGGCTGGTGGGACATCGAGGGCGCCGGCGGCTCCAACGCCGACTGGATCAGCACGGCGATCCTGTGGGGCGCCTTCTTCCTCGGTGGGCTGACCGCGGCGGCCTCGGCGATCTGGCGGGGCGTGAGCGACGGGATCCTGCACGGCGTCCTGGTGTGGGCGCTGGGCATGGCGACGTTCCTGGTGCTCAGCCTGCTCGGCGGCGGCGCGGTGCTGGGCGCCGTCGGTGACGTCGTCGGCCAGCTCGGCGTGCTGCAGCAGAACAGCAACGCCCCCGCCGCGCAGCTCGCCCCGGTCGTGGACAACGCCCAGTCGGTGGCCAGCTGGGCCGTCCTGGTGATGGGCGTGGCCGTCCTCCTGTCGGCGCTCGGTGGCGTCCTCGGCGCCAAGATGTGGCCGTCGAAGAAGGACACCGCGGACGACCGGGTGACCACCACCCGCTGA
- a CDS encoding AAA family ATPase produces the protein MTEGTAELRSDRGATELRSTSRLGTGQDAAAMQPETDVDVAAEGAQLAEAIGRVVQGKPDVVRLALVVLLAEGHLLIEDVPGVGKTTLAKALARTIDGTVRRIQFTPDLLPSDVTGVAVYDQESRAFEFKPGAVFANVVVADEINRASPKTQSALLECMEERQVTVDGVTYELARPFMVIATQNPLEMEGTYPLPEAQRDRFTARVSMGYPDRDAELAMLGGRATVDPLTALGPVVDAGHVRTLVAAVGRLHVAEPLRQYVVSLVEATRRSPDLRLGASPRAGLQLLRAARATAALAGRDHVLPDDVQAMAVPVLAHRLLLTPDAALARRDAQRVVTDLLATVPVHGGR, from the coding sequence GTGACCGAGGGCACGGCAGAGCTGCGGTCGGACCGGGGGGCGACGGAGCTGCGCTCCACCTCCCGGCTCGGCACCGGCCAGGACGCCGCAGCGATGCAGCCGGAGACCGATGTCGACGTGGCGGCCGAGGGGGCGCAGCTCGCCGAGGCGATCGGCCGGGTGGTCCAGGGCAAGCCCGACGTCGTCCGGCTGGCGCTGGTCGTGCTGCTCGCCGAGGGCCACCTGCTGATCGAGGACGTCCCCGGGGTCGGGAAGACCACCCTGGCCAAGGCGCTGGCCCGCACCATCGACGGCACGGTGCGCCGGATCCAGTTCACCCCCGACCTGCTGCCCAGCGACGTCACCGGCGTGGCCGTCTACGACCAGGAGTCCCGGGCGTTCGAGTTCAAGCCGGGCGCCGTCTTCGCCAACGTGGTCGTGGCCGACGAGATCAACCGCGCCTCCCCCAAGACCCAGTCGGCGCTGCTGGAGTGCATGGAGGAGCGGCAGGTCACCGTCGACGGGGTCACCTACGAGCTGGCCCGGCCGTTCATGGTGATCGCGACGCAGAACCCGCTGGAGATGGAGGGCACCTACCCCCTCCCGGAGGCGCAGCGCGACCGGTTCACCGCCCGGGTCTCGATGGGCTACCCGGACCGCGACGCCGAGCTGGCGATGCTCGGCGGGCGGGCCACCGTCGACCCGCTCACCGCGCTCGGCCCGGTGGTCGACGCCGGGCACGTGCGCACGCTGGTGGCCGCGGTGGGTCGCCTGCACGTCGCCGAGCCGCTGCGCCAGTACGTCGTCTCGCTGGTCGAGGCCACCCGCCGCTCCCCCGACCTGCGGCTGGGTGCCTCCCCCCGGGCGGGGCTGCAGCTGCTGCGGGCCGCCCGGGCCACCGCGGCGCTGGCCGGCCGCGACCACGTGCTCCCCGACGACGTCCAGGCCATGGCGGTGCCGGTGCTGGCGCACCGGCTGCTGCTGACCCCGGACGCGGCGCTGGCGCGCCGGGACGCCCAGCGGGTGGTCACCGACCTGCTCGCCACCGTGCCGGTCCACGGCGGCCGCTGA